One stretch of Tribolium castaneum strain GA2 chromosome 5, icTriCast1.1, whole genome shotgun sequence DNA includes these proteins:
- the LOC659172 gene encoding uncharacterized protein LOC659172 isoform X2, giving the protein MGEIHGAKRVVAFFLLTAVLPAILIIVPLYLRHSVFADVTYPVAESDVVAIVDGMSSVFCSSQTLRMNTTFNAFQLSGKPKLSHKRKHIRLKKSMRLPDDTLEYWGFFLLKGAIVKLRVCSRYEGSRILVVRGEKNLKTCGLLQHNYKKYGAKMDEEHNRVKVTFENAAEVIEVVDNHKVDKNTAAEDLNAESVDTFVKKRLNKGKKVQNSSLAINKTAESTLTHHKRHARRKSLQKLLLEEEEEARPKRDIAELDAHIAHGGNALNTSSLFSEDSSVSSFETDLLTCYDGQILLTQGFPPSHHCNNVQYLEKSNHMMTLHEVATDGYYYYIFYSDNDIYSNDIHAIFDIYKPTYWFANSSKGNDCINQTECNFPVSFLSDETVIVEVPTRDGIEHEGDDITLLVSTCHPRMSVYMIFPITVLFLILGCAFL; this is encoded by the coding sequence ATGGGCGAGATTCATGGGGCGAAACGAGTGGTGGCGTTTTTCTTACTAACGGCTGTGCTCCCCgctattttaataatagtcCCACTTTACTTGAGACATAGTGTCTTCGCCGATGTGACCTACCCCGTGGCTGAGTCGGACGTGGTGGCAATCGTCGATGGCATGTCCTCAGTGTTTTGCAGCTCTCAGACGCTCCGAATGAACACCACGTTCAATGCTTTCCAACTAAGCGGAAAACCGAAACTGAGCCACAAACGCAAGCATATCAGACTGAAGAAGTCGATGCGGCTGCCTGACGACACGCTTGAATATTGGGGCTTTTTTCTGCTGAAAGGGGCCATTGTGAAGCTCCGCGTCTGCTCGCGGTACGAAGGCTCGCGGATTTTGGTCGTGCGAGGGGAGAAGAACTTGAAAACTTGCGGACTTTTACAACACAATTACAAGAAATATGGGGCCAAGATGGACGAGGAGCACAATCGAGTTAAAGTGACTTTTGAGAACGCGGCTGAAGTTATCGAAGTTGTTGATAATCACAAGGTTGACAAAAACACGGCTGCTGAGGATTTGAATGCTGAGAGTGTGGACACGTTTGTGAAGAAGCGACTGAACAAAGGTAAAAAGGTCCAAAATTCTAGTTTAGCAATAAATAAGACTGCTGAAAGTACCTTAACACATCACAAAAGACACGCCAGGCGGAAATCCCTGCAAAAATTACTGCTTGAAGAGGAGGAAGAAGCTAGGCCAAAGCGAGATATCGCAGAACTGGACGCGCATATAGCCCATGGCGGCAATGCCTTAAACACTAGTAGTTTGTTTTCGGAGGACAGCAGCGTCTCGAGTTTTGAGACCGATTTGCTCACATGTTACGACGGTCAGATTTTGCTAACACAGGGGTTTCCCCCGAGTCATCACTGTAATAACGTTCAATATCTGGAGAAGAGCAACCACATGATGACGCTCCATGAGGTGGCGACTGACGGATACTActactatattttttactcAGATAATGATATTTATTCGAACGATATACATgctatttttgatatttataaGCCGACTTACTGGTTTGCGAACTCGTCAAAGGGGAACGACTGCATCAATCAAACCGAGTGTAATTTTCCCGTGTCTTTTCTATCGGACGAAACAGTGATCGTCGAGGTGCCTACACGTGACGGGATCGAACACGAGGGTGATGATATTACGTTGTTAGTCAGTACTTGTCATCCTAGAATGAGCGTGTAtatgatttttccaattactgTTCTCTTTCTCATTCTGGGGTGTGCATTTTTATAG
- the LOC659172 gene encoding uncharacterized protein LOC659172 isoform X1, whose protein sequence is MLEKMDKPTIQTGSRISHVSYYNAYKYSSLTQLHKMGEIHGAKRVVAFFLLTAVLPAILIIVPLYLRHSVFADVTYPVAESDVVAIVDGMSSVFCSSQTLRMNTTFNAFQLSGKPKLSHKRKHIRLKKSMRLPDDTLEYWGFFLLKGAIVKLRVCSRYEGSRILVVRGEKNLKTCGLLQHNYKKYGAKMDEEHNRVKVTFENAAEVIEVVDNHKVDKNTAAEDLNAESVDTFVKKRLNKGKKVQNSSLAINKTAESTLTHHKRHARRKSLQKLLLEEEEEARPKRDIAELDAHIAHGGNALNTSSLFSEDSSVSSFETDLLTCYDGQILLTQGFPPSHHCNNVQYLEKSNHMMTLHEVATDGYYYYIFYSDNDIYSNDIHAIFDIYKPTYWFANSSKGNDCINQTECNFPVSFLSDETVIVEVPTRDGIEHEGDDITLLVSTCHPRMSVYMIFPITVLFLILGCAFL, encoded by the exons ATGCTGGAAAAAATGGACAAACCAACGATTCAAACCGGAAGCCGAATTAGCCACGTGTCTTATTACAATGCCTACAAGTACAGTTCACTCACTCAATTACACA AAATGGGCGAGATTCATGGGGCGAAACGAGTGGTGGCGTTTTTCTTACTAACGGCTGTGCTCCCCgctattttaataatagtcCCACTTTACTTGAGACATAGTGTCTTCGCCGATGTGACCTACCCCGTGGCTGAGTCGGACGTGGTGGCAATCGTCGATGGCATGTCCTCAGTGTTTTGCAGCTCTCAGACGCTCCGAATGAACACCACGTTCAATGCTTTCCAACTAAGCGGAAAACCGAAACTGAGCCACAAACGCAAGCATATCAGACTGAAGAAGTCGATGCGGCTGCCTGACGACACGCTTGAATATTGGGGCTTTTTTCTGCTGAAAGGGGCCATTGTGAAGCTCCGCGTCTGCTCGCGGTACGAAGGCTCGCGGATTTTGGTCGTGCGAGGGGAGAAGAACTTGAAAACTTGCGGACTTTTACAACACAATTACAAGAAATATGGGGCCAAGATGGACGAGGAGCACAATCGAGTTAAAGTGACTTTTGAGAACGCGGCTGAAGTTATCGAAGTTGTTGATAATCACAAGGTTGACAAAAACACGGCTGCTGAGGATTTGAATGCTGAGAGTGTGGACACGTTTGTGAAGAAGCGACTGAACAAAGGTAAAAAGGTCCAAAATTCTAGTTTAGCAATAAATAAGACTGCTGAAAGTACCTTAACACATCACAAAAGACACGCCAGGCGGAAATCCCTGCAAAAATTACTGCTTGAAGAGGAGGAAGAAGCTAGGCCAAAGCGAGATATCGCAGAACTGGACGCGCATATAGCCCATGGCGGCAATGCCTTAAACACTAGTAGTTTGTTTTCGGAGGACAGCAGCGTCTCGAGTTTTGAGACCGATTTGCTCACATGTTACGACGGTCAGATTTTGCTAACACAGGGGTTTCCCCCGAGTCATCACTGTAATAACGTTCAATATCTGGAGAAGAGCAACCACATGATGACGCTCCATGAGGTGGCGACTGACGGATACTActactatattttttactcAGATAATGATATTTATTCGAACGATATACATgctatttttgatatttataaGCCGACTTACTGGTTTGCGAACTCGTCAAAGGGGAACGACTGCATCAATCAAACCGAGTGTAATTTTCCCGTGTCTTTTCTATCGGACGAAACAGTGATCGTCGAGGTGCCTACACGTGACGGGATCGAACACGAGGGTGATGATATTACGTTGTTAGTCAGTACTTGTCATCCTAGAATGAGCGTGTAtatgatttttccaattactgTTCTCTTTCTCATTCTGGGGTGTGCATTTTTATAG
- the LOC659090 gene encoding uncharacterized protein LOC659090 — translation MSTNIQVAIRIRPLIASEEAKKLQVQWGTQKNNIFQIDDNGQKFGDVFSFDHIFGVDKTNTDIYDNIVKDFVESSLNGLNSTIFAYGQTSSGKTYTMLGDKKHRGIMSLAIENIFEHIENSTDRKFLIRVSYIEIYNEKIYDLLDPSNKEVKIREFFPATIGLQNIKEEIVTSRKQMYECLRTGTLNRHIAGTKANDRSSRSHTIFKITIESTQVSDFTSGPVQVSSLNLVDLAGSERVAQTKATGVRLKEGSHINKSLSALGLVIRQLSDGQEFINFRDSKLTRLLQDSLGGNSKTLIIATITLASIEDTCSTLAFAQRAKAVKNKPHVNEILTDADLSKRYASLNSQLQKKLEEQLRINQKLQETQEVNVREMSRLQQQMELIEHFQRGKISEIPSIPKRRHTIGFATPMPLSSIVFKPDCDTSNQDPHSLLFLDEFSSKDHTALGNTLETIVEEDFITPMKRNLEKQRRSSYSSVCSEFPVEDNDALKKITELEEEIYNEKQKQQECEIQLKELNDKFKLREEDLCNKILELEKKLENENSDNFYSTIIGFKDQLLYLQQILSNEKIETEFSNSYSEKDLTNKSYSLELSEVKECDELHLELMDKEQEERKCLSILEENEKLKMELIHYETKNKFLTDELDRLTTEIKQKHTLKNSNEMELTLDEYELKQDYIKLKNEFTASCTENEFLQKSNEEMKRKIEKYDSLKQEYIQLKNDLTTSRTENDSLLKLIEEMKGRIEEYHSLNIQLQNKLSTSGVETNSLNNSNEEMNRKTEEYDSLSQQYIQLKNELTSSSTEKEFLLKSNEEMRRRIEEYELLEQQYIQFKNEFTTLCTENDALQNSVEEMKRGIEEYQSLKSEYIQLQDEFNAFCSEKESLKKSNEEMKKRTEEYELLKQQYIQLKNEFNASCTEKDSLQKLNEEIKRIVEENESLKQEYIQLNNKFNASCTEKDSLQKSNEEMKRKIEENESLKEEYVQLKNEFSATCREKESLQKLNEEIKRRIEESESLKQEYIQLKNKFDASCTEKDSLQKSNEEMKRKIEENESLKEEYVQLKNEFSTTCREKESLHKLNEEIKRKIEESESLKQEYIQLKNKFNASCTEKDSLLKSNEEMKRKIEENESLKQEYAQLKNELSASCREKESLQKLIEESKREVEESESLKQEHIQLKIKFNDLCAEKDSWQKSNEEMKRKIEENESLKEEYIQLKNEFSATCREKESLHKLNEKIKRKIEESESLKQEYIEFKNKFTALCTEKDSLLKVKEEMKRRIEENESLKLEYAQLKNEFKVSCTEKDSLKKSNEEMRMIIEEQKKKIENMKICNDKLNLEIRNKETNSKEQLCTMSSQNNYLKNELEKLKNEVADQKRIISANKEKLHCNDLELQKQKRRLLEGEEHVKELEYKIRQSSEKESNFRTIIEAQNVTIDKLNLKYRNILGSIMEYFISEQKSLLLIRHSQDERENFKSIIRDLKTNNATLKSQVEQLRNENNCDLCAIQETIKKSHLIFKDYFSLEKTFLKAQIIDLENTNEEYLKEMMALKDQQRNDSTEDCSNCDKLQNEITRLTEVATSQDKLVVTLEKENSTLRKERFESVKQVVHLQQQIFDEQDKKSELQYTEWMKFLQDNNKLQQQEIRELKRKIKKYENMHSRSVNKQSVGTECNLLGAPATEIDKSKNVRVEDVQNGCLHFSGKISTIHAEVQCNIFSEPSALQEKYDLLKQIYRKKNNEIQSLNAEINQLKLKVSSL, via the exons ATGTCTACAAATATACAAGTAGCAATAAGAATACGTCCCCTCATCGCGAGTGAGGAGGCCAAAAAGCTTCAGGTGCAGTGGGGCACCCAAAAGAACAACATTTTCCAAATTGACGACAATGGGCAAAAGTTTGGAGACGTCTTCAGCTTTG aCCACATTTTCGGAGTTGATAAAACAAACACGGACATTTATGACAACATTGTGAAGGATTTTGTGGAATCGTCTTTAAACGGCTTAAATTCGACTATCTTTGCCTATGGACAGACGTCTTCAGGCAAAACTTACACAATGCTCGGGGACAAGAAGCATAGAGGGATCATGTCCTTGGCtatcgaaaatattttcgagCATATTGAAAATAGTACAGAccggaaatttttaatcagaGTGTCGTACATTGAAATTTACAATGAGAAAATTTACGACCTGCTTGATCCCTCAAACAAGGAGGTGAAGATACGCGAATTCTTCCCCGCGACTATCGGTTTACAAAACATTAAGGAAGAAATTGTTACAAGCAGGAAGCAAATGTACGAATGTCTTAGGACCGGAACTTTGAACCGGCACATTGCCGGAACCAAAGCCAATGATAGGAGCAGTCGGTCGCATACTATTTTCAAGATC ACGATTGAATCCACTCAAGTCTCCGATTTTACTAGCGGGCCCGTTCAGGTTTCAAGCCTCAATTTAGTGGACCTTGCGGGTTCCGAGAGGGTTGCTCAAACGAAGGCCACCGGAGTGCGGCTTAAGGAAGGCAGCCACATAAATAA GTCACTGTCAGCTCTGGGTCTAGTGATCAGACAACTGAGTGATGGTCAagaatttatcaattttcgtGATTCAAAGTTAACAAGACTTCTGCAAGACTCTCTCGGCGGTAACTCCAAAACTTTGATTATTGCAACAATCACACTGGCGTCGATTGAAGATACGTGTTCCACGTTGGC ttTTGCACAACGAGCTAAAGCTGTGAAAAATAAGCCACATGTCAACGAAATTTTAACAGATGCTGACTTGAGTAAACGCTATGCTAGTCTGAACTCACAGTTGCAAAAGAAATTGGAAGAACAACTGCGAATAAACCAGAAATTACAA GAAACACAAGAAGTAAATGTGAGGGAAATGAGCAGATTGCAACAGCAGATGGAATTAATTGAACACTTTCAGCGAGGCAAAATTAGTGAAATTCCTTCTATTCCAAAAAGAAGGCACACAATCGGGTTTGCAACACCAATGCCATTATCATCCATTGTTTTTAAACCTGACTGTGATACAT CAAATCAAGATCCACatagtttattgtttttggaCGAATTCTCTTCAAA aGATCACACAGCTTTAGGAAATACTCTTGAAACAATTGTGGAGGAAGACTTTATTACACCAATGAAAAG gaATTTGGAAAAACAGAGGCGTAGTTCTTATAGCAGTGTTTGTAGTGAATTTCCAGTTGAAGATAACGATGCATTGAAAAag ATTACGGAACTAGAAGAAGAGATTTATAATGAGAAACAAAAGCAACAAGAATGTGAAATTCAG CTGAAAGAATTAaatgacaaatttaaattaagagaaGAGGATctttgtaacaaaattttggaattagaaaaaaaattagaaaatgaaaaCTCCGACAATTTCTATTCTACAATTATTGGTTTTAAAGATCAATTACTTTATTTACAACAAATACtaagtaatgaaaaaattgaaacagagTTTTCGAATTCATACTCGGAGAAAGATTTGACAAATAAGTCATATTCTTTAGAACTGAGTGAGGTAAAAGAGTGTGATGAGCTACACTTAGAATTAATGGATAAGGAACAAGAAGAAAGAAAATGTTTGAGCATTTTAGAAGAGAAtgagaaactgaaaatggAATTAATTCATTacgaaactaaaaacaaatttctaaCCGATGAACTTGATAGACTAacaactgaaattaaacaaaaacatactTTGAagaattcaaatgaaatggaGCTGACACTTGACGAATATGAATTAAAGCAGGATTACATCAAACTAAAGAACGAATTCACTGCTTCTTGTACAGAAAacgaatttttgcaaaaatccaATGAAGAAATGAAaaggaaaattgaaaaatatgattCTTTAAAGCAAGAGTACATACAATTAAAGAACGATTTGACTACTTCTCGTACAGAGAACGATTCTTTGCTAAAGTTAATTGAGGAAATGAAGGGGAGAATTGAGGAATATCATTCGTTAAATATTCAACTGCAGAACAAATTGAGTACTTCTGGTGTAGAAACAAACTCCCTGAACAACTCAAATGAAGAAATGAACAGAAAAACTGAAGAATATGATTCGTTATCGCAACAGTACATCCAACTAAAGAACGAATTAACTTCTTCTAGTACAGAAAAAGAGTTTTTGCTGAAGTCAAATGAGGAAATGAGAAGGAGAATTGAAGAATATGAATTGTTAGAGCAACAATACATACAATTCAAGAACGAATTCACGACTTTGTGCACAGAAAACGACGCTTTGCAAAATTCAGTTGAGGAAATGAAGAGGGGAATTGAAGAATATCAGTCGTTAAAGTCGGAGTACATTCAACTTCAGGACGAATTCAATGCTTTCTGTAGTGAGAAAGAAtccttgaaaaaatcaaacgagGAAATGAAAAAAAGAACTGAAGAATACGAATTGTTAAAGCAGCAATACATACAACTGAAGAACGAATTTAACGCTTCTTGTACCGAAAAAGATTccttgcaaaaattaaacgaagaAATAAAAAGGATAGTCGAAGAAAATGAATCGTTAAAGCAGGAGTACATTCaattaaacaacaaattcAATGCTTCGTGCACTGAAAAGGACTCcttgcaaaaatcaaatgaaGAAATGAAGCggaaaattgaagaaaatgaATCGTTAAAGGAGGAATACGTCCAACTGAAGAACGAATTTTCTGCTACTTGTAGAGAAAAAGAGTccttgcaaaaattaaatgaagaaATCAAAAGAAGAATTGAAGAAAGTGAATCGTTAAAGCAGGAATATATCCAGTTGAAGAACAAATTTGATGCTTCGTGCACTGAAAAGGACTCcttgcaaaaatcaaatgaaGAAATGAAGCggaaaattgaagaaaatgaATCGTTAAAGGAGGAATACGTCCAATTGAAGAACGAATTTTCTACTACTTGTAGGGAAAAAGAGTCCTTGCATAAATTAAAcgaagaaattaaaagaaaaattgaagaaagtgAGTCGCTAAAACAGGAGTATATCCAGTTGAAGAACAAATTCAATGCTTCGTGTACGGAAAAGGATTCCTTGCTAAAATCAAACGAAGAAATGAAGAggaaaattgaagaaaatgaATCGTTGAAGCAGGAATATGCTCAACTGAAGAACGAATTATCTGCTTCTTGCAGAGAAAAAGAGTccttgcaaaaattaattgaagaaAGTAAGAGAGAAGTCGAAGAAAGTGAATCGTTGAAGCAGGAGCACATTCAATTGAAGATCAAATTTAATGACTTGTGTGCTGAAAAGGACTCTTGGCAAAAATCAAATGAAGAAATGAAGCggaaaattgaagaaaatgaATCGTTAAAGGAGGAATACATCCAACTGAAGAACGAATTTTCTGCTACTTGTAGAGAAAAAGAGTCCTTGcataaattaaacgaaaaaattaaaagaaaaattgaagaaagtgAATCGTTAAAGCAGGAGTACATCGAGTTTAAGAACAAATTCACTGCTTTGTGTACGGAAAAGGACTCCTTGCTAAAAGTAAAGGAAGAAATGAAGAGAAGAATTGAAGAAAATGAATCGTTAAAGCTTGAGTACGCCCAACTGAAGAACGAATTCAAAGTTTCGTGCACAGAAAAAGactctttgaaaaaatcaaatgaagaGATGAGGATGATAATTGaagaacaaaagaaaaaaatagagaatatgaaaatatgtaacgacaaattaaatttagaaattcgCAATAAAGAAACAAACTCAAAAGAACAGTTGTGCACTATGTCTAgtcaaaataattacttgaaaaatgaactcgaaaaactaaaaaacgaaGTTGCTGACCAAAAGCGAATTATTAGTGCGAACAAGGAAAAATTGCATTGTAACGACTTGGAATTACAAAAGCAAAAACGTCGTCTTCTGGAAGGGGAAGAGCATGTAAAAGAATTGGAATACAAAATAAGGCAATCCTCCGAGAAGGAGTCGAATTTTCGAACGATAATAGAAGCACAGAACGTTACAAttgacaaattaaatttaaagtatCGGAATATTTTAGGTAGTATTATGGAGTATTTTATCTCTGAGCAGAAGTCTTTATTGCTTATCCGTCATTCTCAAGACGAAagagaaaatttcaaaagtatTATAAGAGATCTCAAAACAAATAATGCAACTTTGAAAAGTCAGGTTGAGCAATTACGAAACGAAAACAACTGTGATTTGTGTGCAATTCaagaaactataaaaaaatctcatctaattttcaaagattatttttctttggaaaaaacatttCTCAAAGCCCAGATTATTGACTTAGAAAACACCAACGAAGAATATTTGAAGGAAATGATGGCTCTTAAAGATCAGCAACGAAACGATTCGACAGAAG attgttCAAATTGTGATAAGTTGCAAAACGAAATTACAAGACTGACTGAGGTAGCAACCTCTCAAGATAAAC TGGTTGTTACAttagaaaaagaaaattctACCTTGCGGAAAGAACGATTTGAATCCGTGAAACAGGTTGTTCATttacaacaacaaatttttgacgaacAAGACAAAAAGAGTGAACTTCAATATACAGAGTGGATGAAATTTCTCCAAGATAACAACAAATTGCAACAACAAGAAATTCGAGAGTTAAAACGCAAGATTAAGAAATATGAAAACATGCACAGTCGCAGTGTAAACAAACAGTCAGTTGGAACAGAA tgtAATTTACTTGGTGCACCAGCAACGGAAATCGATAAATCCAAAAATGTTAGAGTAGAGGACGTACAAAATGGCTGTTTGCATTTTAGTGGGAAGATCTCTACTATACATGCTGAAGTTCAG tgTAACATATTTAGCGAACCATCGGCGCTACAAGAAAAGTACGATCTTCTGAAACAAATttataggaaaaaaaataacgaaatccAATCACTTAATGCTGAGATAAATcaacttaaattaaaagttagcagtttgtaa
- the LOC658938 gene encoding ras-related protein Rab-18 encodes MDEEVLTTLKILIIGESGVGKSSILVRFTEDNFDPDQTLTIGVDFKTKKLTVDDNTVKLAIWDTAGQERFRTLTPSYYRDAQGAILVYDVTNYSTFAKLETWLNELETYSTKANIVKMIVGNKIDKENREVNREEAMKFARRHQTLYIEASAKTRDGVQCAFEELVHKIIQTPGLWESFALNGNFQVDNKDHPSDSSSCYCSLT; translated from the exons ATGGACGAAGAGGTGTTGACGACGTTAAAAATCCTGATAATTGGAGAGAGTGGCGTCGGGAAATCCAG CATTTTAGTCCGCTTTACTGAAGACAACTTCGATCCTGATCAAACGCTAACAATTGGCGTtgattttaaaaccaaaaaactcacAGTCGATGACAACACCGTAAAGCTGGCAATATGGGACACAGCTGGTCAGGAGCGATTCCGAACATTAACACCCTCTTATTACCGCGATGCACAAGGTGCTATTTTAGTTTATGATGTCACCAACTATTCCACATTTGCGAAACTGGAAACATGGTTGAACGAACTGGAAACATACTCGACGAAAGCGAACATAGTCAAAATGATTGTgggaaataaaattgataaa GAAAATCGGGAAGTGAACAGGGAAGAAGCGATGAAATTCGCTAGAAGACACCAAACACTGTACATTGAAGCAAGCGCCAAAACCAGAGACGGGGTCCAGTGCGCTTTTGAGGAACTAGTGCATAAA ataataCAAACTCCAGGGCTTTGGGAATCATTTGCATTAAATGGAAACTTCCAGGTGGATAATAAGGATCATCCTTCAGATTCTAGCTCTTGCTACTGTAGCTTGACTTAA
- the Polr2G gene encoding DNA-directed RNA polymerase II subunit RPB7, whose product MFYHISLEHEILLHPQYFGPQLLEKVKTKLYTEVEGTCTGKYGFVIAVTTIDSIGAGLILPGQGYVVYPVKYKAIVFRPFKGEVLDAVVRQVNKVGMFAEIGPLSCFISHHSIPAEMEFCPNVNPQCYKTKDEDVVIHAEGEIRLKIVGTRVDATGIFAIGTLMDDYLGLISN is encoded by the exons atgttttatcat ATATCGTTGGAgcatgaaattttattacaccCGCAATATTTCGGCCCACAGCTACTTGAAAAGGTGAAAACCAAGCTGTATACAGAAGTCGAAGGGACCTGTACGGGAAA atacgGTTTTGTAATTGCTGTAACCACGATAGATAGCATAGGGGCTGGCCTTATTTTACCTGGCCAGGGATATGTGGTGTATCCAGTAAAGTATAAAGCTATAGTTTTCAGACCATTTAAGGGAGAAGTGCTTGATGCTGTCGTACGGCAAGTTAACAAA GTGGGAATGTTTGCAGAAATTGGACCTTTATCATGCTTTATCTCACATcat TCTATACCGGCAGAGATGGAGTTTTGTCCAAATGTAAATCCTCAGTGTTACAAAACCAAAGATGAGGATGTTGTTATTCATGCTGAAGGAGAAATTAGATTGAAAATAGTTGGTACACGTGTGGATGCCACTGGAATA TTTGCAATTGGTACTTTGATGGACGATTATTTAGGTTTGATAAGTAACTAG
- the LOC107397903 gene encoding uncharacterized protein LOC107397903 — protein MAEKHIVKFHFIAKFFGDGNRFLVRGENAFTSGHVTKFRFDGTVQPMRISAEVLPSMKKLNYTVEISYDLEEGVKTAHCTCPRGNVACHHMAAALYYAHYNVSATDIECQWSAPSKTTPQTEVIKLADVYKPKLSNYTALSRSSTEDEIIQFRAEIGVTNVVGFTWLLRPEASEEARKIIADIEEILQSLEYVQAIDKQKFLLEKCRIDEARIKLVEACTRGQHVNENWHVARKHRLTASRFGMVLSACSRRRFPPSLFKNLAEGYSLDRVAAVQWGKTHEKTALREFEEATNLKVQETGFWLEESGFLGASPDGLVEEDGILEIKCPYKYRDTDSLSEALKDKKYFYWRDENEDINLNSNHNYYHQVQGQMHITGRSICYFVVWTPKCTEIFQIEKDPGWSENINILKEFYLDQYISFISQ, from the exons A tggcagaaaagcacattgttaagtttcactttattgcgaaattttttggggacggtaatcgctttttagttcggggagaaaatgcttttaccaGCGGTCACGTCACCAAATTTAGGTTTGATGGCACAGTACAACCGATGAGAATTTCTGCAGAAGTTCTACCGAGCAtgaaaaagctaaattatactgtggag ATTTCATATGACCTAGAAGAAGGGGTTAAGACGGCACATTGTACCTGCCCAAGGGGCAACGTGGCTTGCCATCATATGGCTGCAGCATTATATTATGCTCATTATAATGTAAGTGCTACTGACATTGAGTGTCAGTGGAGTGCCCcatcaaaaacaacaccacAAACAGAAGTCATTAAGTTAGCTGATGTTTACAAGCCGAAATTATCAAACTATACGGCACTGTCTAGGTCCTCTACTGAGGACGAAATTATTCAGTTCCGTGCCGAAATAGGCGTCACGAATGTGGTGGGCTTCACTTGGCTCCTAAGACCAGAAGCAAGTGAAGaagccagaaaaattattgcagataTCGAAGAAATTCTACAAAGCTTAGAATACGTGCAGGCCATAGACAAACAAAAGTTTCTTTTGGAGAAGTGCAGAATAGATGAGGCACGCATTAAACTGGTTGAGGCGTGCACTCGGGGCCAACATGTTAACGAAAATTGGCATGTAGCAAGGAAACATCGTTTAACGGCCAGCAGGTTTGGCATGGTACTATCTGCTTGCAGTAGACGAAGATTCCCAccctctttatttaaaaatttggcggaAGGCTATTCGCTTGACAGGGTTGCTGCTGTGCAGTGGGGTAAGACCCACGAGAAGACAGCGCTCAGAGAATTTGAAGAAGCGACGAATCTTAAAGTCCAAGAGACGGGATTTTG gttggAAGAATCAGGCTTTTTGGGAGCAAGTCCTGATGGATTAGTGGAAGAAGATGGGATTCTCGAAATTAAATGCCCATATAAATATAGGGACACTGACAGTTTGTCTGAAGCCCtgaaggataaaaaatatttttattggagggatgaaaatgaggacattaatcttaacagcaatcacaattattaccaCCAAGTACAGGGGCAAATGCACATCACTGGTCGAAGTATCTGCTACTTTGTCGTGTGGACACCAAAGTGCACAGagatatttcaaattgaaaaagatccGGGGTGGTCagaaaatatcaatattttaaaagaattttatcttgaccaatatatttcctttatttcacaataa